In Campylobacter sp. RM16187, the DNA window CAAGAGTTTCAAGAGCTGCTAAAGATAGCCGGCATAAATAAAAAAGAGCTGGCAGAACTTGCAGGAATGCCGTATGCTACCGTAAATTCTTGGGGGTCAAGAAATCCATATCCACCATATCTGAAATTTATGTTAGAAAACTACATAAAGGCGAAAAACTACGAGAATATCAAAAATCAGGTGTTTTTAATTGAGGGCATTAAGGGCTCTTAAACCCTCAGCGCTCTATTTCTCCACCCTCTAGCGTATATCTTGTAGCTTGGATTTCTTTCAATCAGTCTATCATAGTAGGCTATCTCTAATCTGTCATACTCTTTGTCGAATACTTCTTCATCTATCCTATTGATAGCATCGATGCTCTTTTCTCCCATATGTCCGTCATCTACTACGCCTGCTACTCTTTGAGCCGTTTTTATAGCCATTTTACATCCGACATTCACCCCAAAGATGAATATCTCATCAGCTTTTTTCTGAGAATTTAGCTCTCCTAGTCTCATCCTATCCCAAAAATGCTCTTTATAAAACCCGGCTACCAGCTCTTGTATCTTTGGATCATTATATAGCTTTATAGAGGCTTCTTTTAAATCTTTGCTATACCTAACCACACTATATATCTCATTCCAGCCTTGCCAATTCGGATTAGCCTTTGCGTATATTCCCATAAAGGTAAGCTCCGGCTCCGTTGGATTTTTATGCAGGGCATTGCTTGGACTATTAAATTCTAGCTCATATAAAATATCTAGCGATCTACTGAAATTTGGCATCACTCTAACTCCTTGTATGTTTTATTCATGTCTTCTTCGTTTCTCGGTATAGGCGGCGTATGGTCATAGTCTGAGTATCTATCGCTATACCAGTCATCTTGCTTTTTTAGTCTGCTGTCTATCACTTTATCGAGCAGCGCGTTTATCCACTCAGCGCCTTTCCATGCAAAAAAGCCACAAGCCGCTAGAGCTACCTTCTCGCTTTGATAGATATGATCTACTATCTCAAAGCTAATCCAGCCAAGAAACATAGAGCTAGCAGTTCCTACTATAAGATTTGCCGCCTTGTGTCCGGTGCTTTTTGAAGGACAAGTTCCTATATTCAAAAGACCGCCTATAAGTCCTATGACTAAAACCCAAAAATATATACCCATCTCTTTTACGATATTAAAATCATTTGTCATCTAGGCTCTTCTCCCGTGCAAGCCTTGAGTAGTATCTCAACCTCGCTGTGATATTTGCCTATATCTATCCATGTTTGCGGATCGTATTCGTTAAATTTAACGTTTTGCGGCAAGACTGCTTCGCATTTAACAGGCATAGACACCTCTTTATACTCGGTTTGCACAATCATTTCAGGCTTATTCGCGCACCCACCGCTCATTATCACTATTAGAACAAGTAGCAAGATAAAAATTATCTTCCTAACTATGGACGCGCTTATGTGTTCAAGCCCTACTAGCATCTGTATCGTTTTCATAATCACTCCTTTTTGCCTAGCCCTCTTATTACGCCTAGGGCTAAATTTAGCTTCTCTTCGCAGCTAGCGCCGGTGTCATGGGGTTTTAAATTTTCATATCTTGCTTGAGCGGTTGATTTTGCCTGCATTATCTGCTTTTTTAGGGTTTTGTTATCAAGAGATACACTTTTAATCTTCTCGTTTTGCAGATCGATTTTTGCGTTACACTCGCTTAGATTGGCTTTTGAAATTTGGTTTTGAGCTTTGGATATGATTAGCAGAGCTTCTTTGTTTACAATTGTTTGTTCTTGCTCTTTGATGATCCCGTTTAGTTTTTCTATATGAGATTTCGTCCAATATGCCCCGCCAATAATAGCCAAAGTAGCTAGCATATAGATAATTTTGCTCGTTTTAAAAAGTGATAGAATTTTTAACATCTTTGGCTCCTAAAGCTTTATCTTTGTGGGGTCTAATGCTTTTTCGGCACTATACGCCCTTTGTCCAAACAATCTAACCGACTGATATATAACCCAAGCCTTCCACTTAGTCATCTTGTCAAATTTCATAGCCTCGTAAAATATCTCATCGCACCTTTTTCGATCAAGCATCCTAGTAGCATAAAGGAAGTCGTGCAAGCAAGCCGCACGGTCATATCTTTCGCCACTTTTTGGAAATATGTTTGTGAAAATTCTCGGAACACTAGCTCCGTCATAAATGAACCCCGCAGGCACTACGATCTCATCTTTATTGCTTTTCCATACCAAAGGCTCTACCGTCTGCCAGCAGTTTTTTGCGCCTATTATGCGGCGCACGGTTAGTTCGCTCTTAAACATTTCACACTCCTAAATTTGGAATTTCTATGCTGATTTGATCAAGTGTTGCTTCATCGCTAACCTCTTTGATAGCGTCTCTCGTCATTACGCCCCAAGCTTATAGTCTCATATTGTCTTGCACTTTTTCAAGCACTTGCGAAGCTAGCAAATTTCTAGCCTCTTTGTTATTTTGCGTAAGAGCCGATAAAATAGGCGTATCCTCTAACGGAGTTTCGCCGTCTTTTGAAACCTTAAAAGCCTCGTGCGCTTTTTCATCGAAGCTTCTTATCTCCACTTCGGGATATTTTGATAGATATGCTTTATACACGGCGTTTATATTTGCATTTAACTCGCTTATCCTTAGCTTTTTAAGCTCTTTTAGCCACTCCGCTTCAAGGCTGGCGACTATCGCTTTTGCTTCGGTTAGCGTGCATAGGTGGATAGCGTTATAATCACGCCCCCATATTCGGTATTTGCCTGTTGTGATTTTTTCATATTGATAGTTCATTTATACTTCCTCCTGAAATGTTGTCGGCGCGTAGGTTATTTCTAGTATTTTCTTATTCGAATTAGCGACATAAATATCTTTTGTTTCTGACACATAAACAGGGGCGGAGCTTATTAAAGCATCTGTCAAAGTGGTCGCCTCTTGTTTTCTTGTTTTTCTGTTGTTTATGTATGTGTCATACTCGATATTTAAAATATTGTCACTTGGCGCTTTTTTCAGTTTAACGCCTTGTTTGCTGCCTATAAGCTCATCATAATATTTAGTAAATAGGTTATCCGCTGTTTCGTATGTTACTACGGTTGGCGTCCCGCCGATTACCCACTCTACCGCGCTTAACCGTCCGCTATAAGGGGCAAAGAATAGCTTATTATTTGGATAGTCTATTTGTATATCTGTGGTATTTAGAACTACACTATTAACCCCTGATATTTTTTGCATATCTCTTAAATTTAAAGCGTATCGGACAGTATTACCATATACGTCAAAAAGAAAATCATTAGCCATATAAAAATTAGAATTACCACTTTCTCTGTTTGACATAGCCGCCGTTCCGTCAGGCTCTATTTTTAGAAAATAACCATAAGAGTAAGACGGAGCTGGGGTACGAAAGAAAACCACCGCCCTGTCATTGTAGCCGTAGTTTCTATTTAAAATTGCTACACTATACCCCGATAAGTCGGTAGCGTTTAAGACGTTTCTTATCGCCGTTGCGTCTATCTCGATATAAGCCCCGCTAGCAAGGTCAAATCTAAACATTTTTGCGTCCGTAGTGGATAGAGCGATGATAAAAAGCCCATTACCCATTATAACGGCGCATGCCCTTAGCTCTGCGGGGATTGTAGGCATAGCGGGTAGGATATTTGTCATAGTGTCTAGGTTTATCGCCCTAGGGGTATAAGTGGTTGAGATATTTTGAATTTCAGGGGCTTGATATAAAATATTACCCACCGTTTTAATGATAGTATTACCACTGAAAAATCCTACGCTAGCAAAAGTTATCTCTCTAAACGTTACGCTATGCTCGTTCCTTTCGGCTAACACATATCCGCTTACTACTTGCCACTTGCCGTCAAATTTAAACAGCTCTACACGCTGGAAGTCTTTATTTAGCACAAGCACTTCATCGCCCGTGATAAGTTTCACGTTATGCTGAGACAGAGTGCCGTTTTTATCGACTATTTTTATCTTTCCGCTTTCAGGGAGCGTTATGTTAAAAGTCTTGTTTGCTTCGATAAAAATAGCGTCGTTGTCGAATGCCGTGTAGTTATCCGAAATTCGCTTATAATTCCACTCTTTATAAGCCGTAGCCTCGTCGGCTTTGAGATCAAGGCGTCTTTGTAGTTCATTGCTACTCCATGTAGAAACATCGGAGTTTTTTGTATCATCGATTACCCCGCCGTTTCCCTCATTTATCATTGATTTCGCCGTAGTAAGGTCGGCGTCTATCTGGGTTTTTGTTTCATCGATATGTGTTTTTATGGCATCGATTTCGTTTTTTCGAGTATCTACGTGAGATGTATCGGCTTCTACTTCTTTGTGCATAGTCACTATTTGATCGTGCTTTTTTACCGCATCGTTGTATTTTGGGATGAAGTCGGTGTGTTTGTCTACTACTTCTTGGTATTTATTGTCTATATCCGTTATTGCGGTATTTAGCTCGTCTATACTGGCATTGTATTGTTTGCTCATGGTGTTTTGCTCATCTAAGTGTGTTAGAAAGTGCTTCACCGTGGCGTCCGCTCTTGTCGGGAAATTTTTCGGATCTGTCCTTTGAGGTGCCGGTCCGAATGGTGTTAGCTCTTGAGTTATTTTTGGGATTGCCATCTTATACTACTCCTTCTATGCTTAGTTTTGTGGTGCTGTATTCTCCGCTTTCGGCTATGATTTCAAGATCTTCGTATAAACCCAGTATTGTAAGACTCTCAAATCCGCCGCTCTTTTCATCGCCTACGAACAATGCAGGTTTTTCAAGACTTGCTAAAATTTGTCTATTGAAATCTACTTGAGATGTGGGCATTATTACGTTTACATCTGCATATTTAGCTTTTTTACCCTCTCTTATATGTAGATTTCCGTAAGGATCTCTGCTAACCTTTGAAAAATCGATTATCTTTATGCTAAATTGCGCCTCTGTGTCGCCTATTTTGATCTGTTTTCC includes these proteins:
- a CDS encoding XRE family transcriptional regulator, coding for MEKQEFQELLKIAGINKKELAELAGMPYATVNSWGSRNPYPPYLKFMLENYIKAKNYENIKNQVFLIEGIKGS
- a CDS encoding putative peptidoglycan-binding domain-containing protein, translating into MPNFSRSLDILYELEFNSPSNALHKNPTEPELTFMGIYAKANPNWQGWNEIYSVVRYSKDLKEASIKLYNDPKIQELVAGFYKEHFWDRMRLGELNSQKKADEIFIFGVNVGCKMAIKTAQRVAGVVDDGHMGEKSIDAINRIDEEVFDKEYDRLEIAYYDRLIERNPSYKIYARGWRNRALRV
- a CDS encoding phage holin family protein produces the protein MTNDFNIVKEMGIYFWVLVIGLIGGLLNIGTCPSKSTGHKAANLIVGTASSMFLGWISFEIVDHIYQSEKVALAACGFFAWKGAEWINALLDKVIDSRLKKQDDWYSDRYSDYDHTPPIPRNEEDMNKTYKELE
- a CDS encoding DUF1353 domain-containing protein, whose product is MFKSELTVRRIIGAKNCWQTVEPLVWKSNKDEIVVPAGFIYDGASVPRIFTNIFPKSGERYDRAACLHDFLYATRMLDRKRCDEIFYEAMKFDKMTKWKAWVIYQSVRLFGQRAYSAEKALDPTKIKL